The following coding sequences lie in one Arachis ipaensis cultivar K30076 chromosome B03, Araip1.1, whole genome shotgun sequence genomic window:
- the LOC110269445 gene encoding extensin-like, translating into MMKKKVATRRGTGTIKPPRNPPPSRPQSHTHIHIYSHSSFSHSSQPPESMARTKTTNPRPSSIAQEVGSSKVKVAKGKQPMTDEEPPSSPPPRTTPRPQSHSVPSSRPPKVKQTKGKSTKATKETVLEEEEEESIPPPSTTGTSSSHKYLINGIVNDVLQEFVNLTKQMINSSKQARILALQNETFFRKFQSRVEVLMKYLDSLDDDQPLTNQDEDMIGTEDEGSDT; encoded by the exons ATGATGAAAAAGAAGGTTGCCACAAGAAGAGGAACTGGAACCATAAAACCTCCACGTAACCCTCCACCTTCCAGACCTCAATCTCACACTCACATTCATATCTACTCACACTCCTCTTTCTCACACTCCTCACAACCGCCTGAGTCCATGGCAAGAACCAAGACAACAAACCCTAGACCCTCTTCAATTGCTCAAGAGGTTGGCTCCTCCAAGGTTAAAGTGGCGAAAGGCAAACAGCCCATGACAGATGAAGAACCTCCTTCCTCTCCTCCTCCTCGAACCACCCCTCGTCCTCAAAGTCACTCGGTTCCCTCTTCACGTCCACCTAAAG TTAAACAAACAAAAGGAAAATCCACTAAGGCTACCAAGGAAACAGTtcttgaggaagaagaggaagaaagtattCCTCCTCCATCCACTACCGGGACTTCCTCATCTCACAAGTATCTTATTAATGGCATTGTCAATGACGTTTTACAAGAATTTGTTAACCTCACAAAACAAATGATAAATTCTAGCAAACAAGCTAGGATATTGGCTCTTCAAAATGAGACTttctttcgaaaatttcaaagTCGTGTTGAGGTACTGATGAAATATCTTGACTCCTTGGATGATGACCAGCCCTTAACCAATCAAGACGAAGATATGATTGGAACCGAAGATGAGGGCTCTGATACCTAG